The Sesamum indicum cultivar Zhongzhi No. 13 unplaced genomic scaffold, S_indicum_v1.0 scaffold00120, whole genome shotgun sequence DNA window CCCTTTGTACAAGTATTGTCAACTCACCACCACCCTAAGATTAAATCCAAGAAGGCCACAACTAACGTCTTTTATTGTGAGTATGTTCACAAAAGAGACTAGAGAAATAAACTTTATCAAGTTGCCTTAAAGTTTATAGTAGGAAGAATAAGAATGTAGGATGCAAGAAAGAGTGAGTTTTTTGTGTATCTAGATCCTTAGGACATTCGATTTATAGTGCTCGGATAGGACATGTAACATCCAAaactaaaatagaaatattagtAATCAGTGGAgtgttacaaaattaaatggggtgttacaaaattaaatgaagtgttacaaaatatgattttaattttaataaaaaatctaaaaattaaatattaattttgaagatTTGAAACTTTATATTGTAACACTCCACAAGtttgaaaacttcaaattggtgtataagtaaatataataggGCAACTAAATGTTATGTAATAGGTGTAGGAGCCTTTCCGGCCTGAGTCATATTTAGTATTGACGGTTTTCATTTGAAAGAGCTATAATGGACTTCGCTTGAATTAGGTTCGTGGCCAAATATGTCAAACACACAGTATTGACATGGGTCCTTGTTCAAAAAAGGTCAACATTGTTAATAGTCATGCACACTTAATTATCTTGATCCTCATGCGAGTTCTAAACTTAATCCAAACTCATAGTCATAGCCTCATAGCAACTCCGATTTAGGTGAAACGTCCAAGGGTATATGTAACCCATATCCATATCCACACAATTTCTGCCTTGATCTCATTAAGGGTTAAATCCTAACCTAACATTACATTGTAAAGCACTATTACCATAGCGAGGAGAAAGAGACGTTTTTCTCATAAAGTAGTGCTAAATAAGTCATGCTAGGTTGTTTCTAcctattaaacttttttttatataaactctCCGATCACAAAGGAGGTAACTCCTTTATAGGCTTAAGCTCAttcttcttgaaaattctataCACCCTTTTTAGGtagattttttatcaaattatctaacaatatttttctcatacttcaaaaaattaagagatatGGCATTTTTTTAAAGGATTAAAGGCAAAATTAGTCCCCTAATTTTGGCcatttctcattttagtcccttaaTTTTAAGCGATCccattttagtcccgtaacttttcaaaaacacgattttggtcctctaacaGAATCTGAATGGATCTGGGCTAAATTCTGGACCATTTTACCTCTCTATTACTTTCAAGTGagaattttagtccattttcactattcttgcatttttatgcatattttcaCCCATGCTCGcctagaatggtatcagagcatgAGTAAAAATCTGCATAAAAATGCAAGAATAGTGAaaatatggactaaaattcgCACTTAAAAGTAATAGCGGGATAAAATAGTCCAGAGTTTAGTCCAAATCCGTTCAGATTCTGTCAAACGATCAAAATCAAGtgtttttgaaaagttatgggactaaaatggGATCGATTAAAATTAAGGGACTAATGAAAAATGACCAAAGTTAGGGGACGAACTTTATCTTTAAtccttaaaaatttatagatgttacaaaaatacatatcaataaaaaaatatttaaatgtgttaccaaaaaatatatataatataaaataattaaatttttaaatcttttattaaatataatgtaaagttattaacatgtttatatgcattttaaaaaatattactatgcGCATAAAGtactatataataatatgtactatatatgtttaattctatattttttatgtttatgctaaagtatgtaaaataatatgtatttactaaaaatatttaaatatatgaaaacatccaacaattatattataaatttataattaatttaacctttcagaataatatatattgtgcaGTGAAATGTTGCTTAgttggttttttattttaatttttaagtttcattattacaaaaaatatataaattattaatttgaaaagttttgattcaattatttttttcgttcTTTTGGTTTACCAAATCATTCCACTCCTTTCATTTTATTCCCAAGTTTATTCTATTCAAACTAAATTCATTCCTACATACCAATTGGCCCCTAAAACTCACCGACTCCAAGAACAACCACCAGATAGTAATTGCAAGAGTgacaaaaagttaaatatatagttaaataCACTTTCGGTATGCCATGAATTTTTACATTGAACATATACTATTCCATCTTTACGtgataaaatttcatatatatcctctatattttaaaaaattacgttTATTGTCTCTAACATTTAACTTTGTTGGTTAAAatttatccaatttaataGTCCTCTTCAAGATTGACTCCATTTGCTGTCGAGGACTAATTCAATAGCAGCTACCTGATCAATATGGACGAGTGAACTTACAGAAAAACAATTTCCAGGGATCCCATATGAAGGGATTAAATGTCGTGTAAGCATAAGAGTGGTAAGTTTCTTCAAGACAACCACAGGAATGGCTTTTACATTTGAACACACAATTAAAGGAGCCATTGGGATCGCTCAGAGAAGGGACTGCGTCCCAAATTCCACTcggaaaacaaaaatattatcattgtCAAGATACACAGCTGCTTCCAATTCTAAAGTTGAAACATGCATGTCAAGGGACAAATGAAGTAGCCTGCTCCCAGGCAACAAATCATACTGAAGGCAGATTCTAGAAGATGAACAATATGCATATTTTGTCTGCCTTCTTGTCTCCACTGCGTGCTTCTGTATGGGAGGTAATTTCTTGAGGCTACTCAACTTTTGATCCCACAGATTGTTGCaatcaagaacaaaaagataattttcgTGAGCAATATCACGTCCACTTAGCCTAATCATGCCAACTACTGAATTTGGCACCACTTTGTAACAATAAATAGACACCCTTGGATcttctaatatattttgattttctgcCATTTTCGTAGACGCATACTTAACACTGAGCTTTGCAGATATTAATAGGCCAGGATAATAAGCAGATAATCTACTTGCTGGAAGCCAAGTTTCCAGCACAAACATTACACCGACCATAAAAAATGCCTTGATTCAACGCTCCTCTGAATTGAACTTGTTCCAAGCTTCCTATGATAGAAGGAAGATATCGTTAAGGATGATTCATTAAAATCACTAGACCAGTTTAGAACCTACATGGTCTCATGTATTTGGCAACATAAATCTTGTTGGACTTGTTTACaagtataaagaaaaaagaacactTGGTGCTAGAATCTCTCTTTTGACATCAATGATCAGGTGGCAATCGTAGAACATGGCAACATGCCAAGCTTATCACTAGCAAAgaaataatgttaatttttgtgtTCAGGTTTCCCTAATCAAGTGTCAAAGGTGAGGGGCAGGAAACGAATCAGCAGCAGTATGAATGTGAGGTACATTTTGACATTCAAGCCATAAAGAACCGGAATCATAATGATTCCATGAAACAGGACAAGATAGCACTCTATTGCTTGATGAGCGCAGAGTGCTTTAAACTGCTTCATCTAAAGATTTTTATCGATGCTGTTAAATTTCCCAAAAAAAGGATGGAGAACTTTAAAATTGAGCTTATGAAGTTAAGTGCTATAATCTTCTAGTTAACATTCATAGTACTAATTGAAAGGAGGAAAAGTACAGAAAACAACATTTTTATTCATTCAAAATCTAAAGGGATTTCTATGCAGACTAGCATTCTTAGTTAAGAGTTCTCATCATGGTGAGAGGCACAGTCTGTTGAAATGGCACCTCAACAACCTAAAAGTACCACTAAAGCTCAGTGCAGCGACGTATTAGACCTCATAACATATTGTATCCTGAAAACCAATAATGCAGTAAATATAAGCTGATAATAATTCtgaaacattaaaatttattagctACGAACCTTTAGAAGATCAAAGACCTTCTCACATATGTACTTTTGCTGAATTGTTGCACCACGTTGTTGTAATTTGTCGGGGTGGACACAAAGAGTGGCTTTCCTGTAAGCCCTTTTCACAGCCGCAGAAGTTATAACTTCAGTTAATGGAACGGGCTGCCAACCACTATCTGGTCCAAGAATCTGTCAATGGAATAAATTCAACATCTACATAAGTACGACCACATTCATTAGCTTTCTTTAGCATCCGACATCTAGAAAAGCATGAGCACATTCAGTCAAGCTACctatgtttattattttcaataaccACACAGGCACAATCCCGAGGAGAAATAGCTCTTTCATTCATTAGCTTTCTTTAGTAAACCAActacaccaaattttattctttcttcaGACATCATGTCCGTGATTCACAAGGAAAATGCTTATCCAAGCCAATGCAGGTGTCAATTGCAAGGAAACAGAAAcacaagaagaaagaaagaggtaTATTAATTATGCGATGAACTGCCCATTTCTTTATTCATAATGAAGTGTAGTTAGaacttgaaaaatatcataaataaaattgatccAAAGATACATACGTATTGCAAAGTTGAGAGTAGAGCCCGAAGGTTTCCCTCTTTTCCACTTGACCATCTCTTGACTTCAGCATCCAGAGCTTCTGCCACTCTCTGCAGAAATACTTTCTATAAGATAACATGCAACCACGGATAATGgataagaataagaatatgAGTGCGTACATTcctctcttctctttctctctgtaCAAGAAGGTCACGCCTATTTTTTTCCGCCAGAGCATTTGCCTGAAATTATGCCAACAAAAGTTTGACATTGctgacaaatttaattaaaagaagaacTCAACACATGCAGAAAGGAAATGGAATGGATAGAAAGTTAGGCACGCACTGCACGCTCAGCTGTTCTTCTGTATCTCTCTAGCCGAGCTTTACACCTTTGAGGTGATTCACCTTCAGCCCCTATAATTAGTTTCTCTGAGTAAACAGCTTTTGAAGTAATAAAACAACTTTATGCAGTGAAATCATTTGTTTTAATCAAGAGATGTTAAAAAGTATAGTAAggtttcaaataataaataaataacaaggAAAAGCAAATTCAGATGGCATACCAACATGCACTGAGGAATATGAATCTCTCAATACGTTTGAGATTCCAGTGCTTTGGAAGTGGAGGTCCTGTCAGTccaccaaataaaaaatcacgCAACATTCAATCAACACGGAATCTAGCAACAAATGGGACATAGCTTACTTACAGATGACACGGAAGTTTTTCTTGTATCAGCAGATCTGAAAGAAGCTGAAAACCTGTCAGGGACAGATCTTTCTACGCGATCATGCAAATTAGACGCAGTCTTCTCAGCCATAGATTTTTCAGCAGCTCGCTGCCAAGCCTCTGCAGTTGCTCTATCTGCAGCAGCTCGATCAGCCCTGAGCCTAGCCTCCGTTGATGCCCTCTCCAATCTTTCCCGAGCCCCTGCCATGGCTCTTTGTCTTGCTTCAGCAGTAGCTCTCTCCACTGCAGCTCTCTCTGCTCTGTCACGAGCATCAGCATATGATTTTTCACGAGCTTCAAGAGCTGCTTTATCAACAGCCATCCTNNNNNNNNNNNNNNNNNNNNNNNNNNNNNNNNNNNNNNNNNNNNNNNNNNNNNNNNNNNNNNNNNNNNNNNNNNNNNNNNNNNNNNNNNNNNNNNNNNNNNNNNNNNNNNNNNNNNNNNNNNNNNNNNNNNNNNNNNNNNNNNNNNNNNNNNNNNNNCTTTCCccctctctttcttcttccatttttctcATAAGTTCATTTTCCACCTCAGTTTGCCTTCTTATTCTATCACCTATTTTCTGGTTTCTTGAGGCAAGGTTCTCTTTAAAATTCTTGTCCCTTAGGCATGtagcattttttattgaacATAGTGTATCATCACTTTGTTCTGCTGCTGATGAGTCATCTTCCACCTTCCTTCCATTGATGAGAGACTCTCTGGTCACTTGACATGGGATGAAACTATCCCTTATATCTACCCTTTTGCAGATGAATTGAATTTCTTTCACCTTTTGACCATCATCTTCAGTTTTCAAATTCAACCTACCATTTCCTTCAGGTGAAAATTCTGCTTGTGCTACTTCCAGCATTTCAATATTATCATGCTTCCAGGAAACCTCAGGGGCAATTGCTTCATCAAGTTTACATTCTCCATCGATCACCTTCAACTGAACCCCTTTTATGAGAACATGATCATCCATGTCCCATTTCACTTCTGCCTCATGTCCAATCCTGTCAATGGGCTCAATTTCTTCAGCATGTTCACTGAGTTCTTCAAGTAAACCATCTCTTCTCAAGTCCATAGTGTCCTTTTTTGCAAAAGATTCCTCCCTCTCGCCTGCTTCAGCCTCAGCCATTCTAAATCTCAGAGCGGTTTCTTCTATTCCGGAAGCATCTCCATTTCTCTCTTTAATTGCCTCTCTTTCATGAATcactttgttttctttgtcaTTTCCAACCTGTTCAAGAGCCTCATTAGATGTCAACTCATTCACTCTTTGCTTACCAGCCTCAATAAGCCTCTTCCTGTCTTTGTCAACTTCACAAGAAAGTTGTTCAATCGCACCTTTTTCATGCCCAGCATCTATATACGAATTCTTGCCACTCTGTCCATGCTTCTTCGCCTCTTTAAGGACCATCCCTTTCTCTTTCAACTCATGAGTCTGTTTCAGTTTGTTCTCATTAATTCCAGAACTGCCACTAGTTTGTTTTCCAATTCCTTCAGTTTTTGCTCTCTCCTTTACTATTTCTGTGGTTTCTGCTCCCTCCACATCTTCAAGTCTTCTCTGGCATTCTTCCCCCAGAATATTTTGGTTATGTTTCCCACTAGTCTTTTTCATAATTAGAGGATCTATGAATCTTTTCTCAATATCCATTGCTTTATGGGAtgcttttaattttagtttatattctGATGCACTCACATTGCCGTTTAGCTTTTCACTTTCTCCAAGCGGCTGGAAATTTTCGGGTATCACCATATCTAAATCACATATACAGGCTAGTTTGTTCAGCATTACTTTCTCCTCAAACTCTATTTTTTCGCTCAAcctttcttttggtttttccTTTTGCAGCATGTTACCCCAGTCACAATGCTCTCCCGTCATCTCAGGTTGATTCCTTTCAGGAgcttcctttctttctttaaatttcttatCGTTTCCCTTTTTGTTAAATGCTCCATAGTATGTTGTCATCTGATGTCCATAATTATCTTGATTCACATGTTGCAGAAAAGTATCACAACACTCAACTGTATCAAAGGCCTGCCtggatatattttcttcaatgacCTCAAAATATTCCTTTGCTTCCCTCCATGCAACAACCCCAGAAAAATTATCGGCCATATCGTCATGATATTCCACATCCTGGGATCCTGAAGTTTCTTCGGTGCCCTTTCTTGATCCTATCCTGTCTTCAAGAACATGTGCTGAGACGGCGGTTTCTTTTCCACGCAATTGAACCATTTTCTCATCCTCACTGTTGCTACTTAGCCTGATATTCTTGTTTATTTCCTCCTCCACTTGCATAACACTATTGTCCCACATGTCCTTTCTCTCAATTGATTCTTTAGTGCTTCCATGCTTCACTTTAACATTCTGACTTCCAATTTCCCTATCCCCAGCAGATGTGGCAGCATCCACTTCCACATCAAAGAAAAGTGAACTATCATCTGCCACTCTGTCGAAAGCATAAGTTTTGGAAGCCTTGAGTTTTGCATTTGATCTCCCACATTCTCCATTTTTAACAACTAAGGAAGGTGGAGGTCTTGAAGGCGGCGGCAGCCGTGAAGGCTTAGTTCGAAGACTGATATCAGAGATAGTCACAAATGGTTTATCCCGCACAGAAGttgaatttacatttttttctagaGGATTCAAGTCATACCCATGTGAGTTAAAGCCATTAGGTAAGAGGTTAGACAAGCCCTTGTAGTATTTTTCTTCTGTAACTCTTCCCCCAAATTCTTTACAATTGTTGAGATCATCATTCACATGCATGGAGCAGTGCTCATCTTCCCCTTTCCAGGAAGCAGGGCTTCCATAATGAGAGAAAGTATATCCAGGAACAGCACTAAAATTAGTTACATGACTGCTCTCAGTTAAAACTGTTCCCACATTTCTCTGACTAGACTTGTTGTAAGATATATTGAACTGGTTAATGCTTTCAGACTGGTGAACATCTCCATCTGATAACCTGTGACTCTTGTCAGATCCAGCCAGAGGATCTAATTCATCTGACAGAGACCCACTCTGTGCTGGACTCCTACAATGAAAGGATAGCCAAAGACAATGAGAAATTTGAGAGTTGACCAATTTCTTTATTCATACACTAAACTTGGGTAAAATTCTACTCCCTCAACCCCTGCGGCCCCCTCCCCCCATAACCACTAACAAATAAGAGAGACGAGAGAGCTTCAAATTGTTCTGTATCTATAAACCATGACTAACCAAAGATAATTCcctgaataaaaatttgaaaaagaaaaatgcttCATAAACATACATTTTGCAACCAGTATATCTGAgcattttttctcattagtTATTAAGATGGGCGGAATTTTACAACCCATTTTAAATAGTGATATCAGTTTCTATTAAATGGAAGTACATGCACCTATTAGCTACTCATATACGCTTTGGTAAGTTGAAGCAATAGTAAATATAAAGGGGAAAAATCTAGTATCAGATTCCTTCTTCGCATTTGATACAATGGTTCTTCCCTCTCATATCCGCCTTCACATACTGAAGTCACTGCCCGTCATACAAAATCACTGGCAGCCTTAGTTCAATTAGTGGAAGATTCTTATCCTCATATTGTAGTAGAATTAACAAGATGAAACAAACCAGAACCCCAAAAGCGATCAACCTTATAGATAATGCGAGCACTGAGAGAAGAGTGAAGAAACGATACCACGGGTCATCAGAGGAGTCATACCCACCGCAGGAAAGCCCGATTAAATCCTCAAACGACGTCGTAAAATCGAAGCCTCCAAAATCAGCGAAAACCTCAGAGTAGTCGAAACCGGGGGTTCGGACGTCGAAACGTTGGTCGGAGTCGTCAGCAATGAGCGGgagatggaggagaggaaTGGAGGAAGATCGGGAGGCGTGAAAGCCGCCGAAAATCTCCGAGTAGTCCTCGAGACGGGGGGCGAGAGTGGGGAGGCCAAACTTGGGGGGGCCACCAAAAACGTCGTCGTAGACGGACTTGTGAGAAGTGAAGGCGGCATTGAAGGAATTAGAGGAGAAGCTCCGCTTTGGAAGTGAATGGGAAATGTTTTCCATTGAAATGATATTATTTGCTTTGCCgttactattttctttttagttgtttttgtattacgtctctctctctctctctgtgtgtggAAGTAGTGTTGTTTTCTCTTCTGGTCTGGGTTTTAGTTGCGGGGGGAGAGGGAGGGTGAGGGTGTGGGGTAGGctaggaggaggaggaggaggaggagaaggtGGTGGAGGAGCAGGGGCAGAATGGGGAGCCAAAAGTGGGGTTTAAGAAATGACAAAATTGGGGGCCGTCTTTCAAAGTTTAAAGTGGAATGACTGGTCGAAGGGTGGGACTCTTTCTGCGGATGCGCTTCCTTGCAATTACATTTGTGTCCTTGTTTGCTTGGTATGGGAGGAGCAGCCGCAGCCGCAGGAGCttctcttgttcttgtttttgtttttgttcttgttcaCTCCAACAGTGTAGCGTTTGGTACATCATTGCATCCCCCATTCCGTAATTGAGTACACCCATATTAAGATAAGCAAATAACATTATACtcttcaatttaaatattaaaacttcaTAATTACAGATCTCCCTCTCAATTTTACTATCTCACTTCAAATGGACGACAAGCCACTGAAAATTCCACATTTTCGTTTcttttaaattctataattattaaaagaaaaggtgagAATTAAGTGGTGATGGTGTCGAATTATTATTCCACGTGaacatttgttttttaaaaaaatcacctctatttttataaaatttccaaaaaaaaaaaaaaaaatcagcttTCAGTTTTAAGTGTGTATgtagtatatattatacatgtaTATGAACAACTTCAACTACTACAATAAGCTTATGTATTAATAACATGATAAAAACtctcaataaaattacaaatttagcaaatttaattacaatctCCTGTTTTGAATATAACACAAATATCTGTTATcaatatagttttttattaatatccataaatttaataaattttgacaaacaaaaatatttatttattaaataaaaataaacataaaaatattaaatataatttctcaaaccacatcCATAATTATCCCTAGATTACATTTAGGTAACAACCACAACATTTTCAATTCCTCTTGTCATTTTCATGCAATGTGGCACAAGAATTATGTTGTGCACGTTCCCTGTTGGATTTAACTTGTGCAGCCAACTACTACTTTCATTCCAATACCCACTATACCTTATATCacaattaagaatatataccTCAAgagaaaacacaaaaatatgacagcatatattaattcatttctgtGTAAGGTTGAACCTAATTCATCACCTCCaaaatttttccataattccgaaatttatatatcttagCTATATAGTCCGTAACATATGCTTGTTGTGCAGTTTccaaaaaacaattatttaatgagCCTCGTAGAAGGTAACGGCCACCTTAATTATGTcatatcaaaattcatatgtaCATACGATTAATTTGtgttaaataatacaaaaggagaaagagattTAGGCGCAAAAAACCATAGACAAATTGTTTCTATATTGTGTTTATTGTTCATCTTAACTTTTTAAAgtgcatataaataaaaaagagaagaaaagattctagacagagaaaagaaaatgcgtTTGGACAAGAAAGACAGATTTGGAGCCTCAACAATATtgtgtgtgtttctttttaaagaGTATTTGAATCTTACTCTTTTAAGTTAACATTTGTTATAATCAAGGGTTTTCCATGTCCTAGTTTGAGTATATATCACACTTCTGCAATTAGttttaaaggaaaagaaaggaacTTAACCATAACTCGCAAATTTACAAGCAAATACATATAGTTAGCTACTTACAAGATTTTCATACAATCAAAAAACCGCCTCATTtgagtttattatatttcCCACTTTACATAAAGTCATATGCTAAAGTTGTATGAGTACATATACGTGTATTCACACACATTCACGTCTGTGTATAtcttacaataaattaaaaaaaatatgatctttaaaaaaaaggaaaaaggaaatataagAAAGCAAGTAAAGTTTGGAGtaatttctacaattttcaaatgtaataattaatggtTAGATGAGACAGATAATAAGTAGGACCGGTGGAGTATTTTAGAGAATTAAGGAAGATGATTGCATTGGAAAGAAGCAGCATTATTGTTTATTATGGATAAGCAAAGCATGTCTGCCCCTCTGTCCGACTTTGCCTCCTACTCgagctttattttttgaacacgataatctttcaatttttaaaattgtcattactaatatttataaacataaaCAACAAGATCTTGGGCCTGTAAGATCTTCTAAACAACCTTATTCAACATCCActtcttttttatgaatttatatgcCTACAAAAGACTCTCATTTTGGGAAGACGAGttggattgaaaattttacatttaagAATTGTTAGACTCCAATTGAATGATTATTTAGTTCAATCAGAaagtcaattttaataattctttttttacgATTTTCACTTTTACTTATCATACTCGAAAATattacttcaaaatttcttacCTACACTGGTCCTGTGAAAGGCGTAATTCATACTATTGCAGGTGGTCCAGGAGGAGGAGACTCGAGAAGGTCGAGAAAAAGGTTCGAAAGGGAAAGTAAAACAAGTATAAGAAGACAATTCATGATGAACGTCGAGCCtgagcaagaaattatattaggAAGCAAAGACATGGGTGAAAGGATCGGGTCAGACGACGATCCAATGGTGATAAAGATGGATATTGCAAACTTCATGGTCCACAAGATGTTGGTGGATAAT harbors:
- the LOC105179078 gene encoding auxilin-like protein 1 (The sequence of the model RefSeq protein was modified relative to this genomic sequence to represent the inferred CDS: added 28 bases not found in genome assembly), which gives rise to MENISHSLPKRSFSSNSFNAAFTSHKSVYDDVFGGPPKFGLPTLAPRLEDYSEIFGGFHASRSSSIPLLHLPLIADDSDQRFDVRTPGFDYSEVFADFGGFDFTTSFEDLIGLSCGGYDSSDDPWSPAQSGSLSDELDPLAGSDKSHRLSDGDVHQSESINQFNISYNKSSQRNVGTVLTESSHVTNFSAVPGYTFSHYGSPASWKGEDEHCSMHVNDDLNNCKEFGGRVTEEKYYKGLSNLLPNGFNSHGYDLNPLEKNVNSTSVRDKPFVTISDISLRTKPSRLPPPSRPPPSLVVKNGECGRSNAKLKASKTYAFDRVADDSSLFFDVEVDAATSAGDREIGSQNVKVKHGSTKESIERKDMWDNSVMQVEEEINKNIRLSSNSEDEKMVQLRGKETAVSAHVLEDRIGSRKGTEETSGSQDVEYHDDMADNFSGVVAWREAKEYFEVIEENISRQAFDTVECCDTFLQHVNQDNYGHQMTTYYGAFNKKGNDKKFKERKEAPERNQPEMTGEHCDWGNMLQKEKPKERLSEKIEFEEKVMLNKLACICDLDMVIPENFQPLGESEKLNGNVSASEYKLKLKASHKAMDIEKRFIDPLIMKKTSGKHNQNILGEECQRRLEDVEGAETTEIVKERAKTEGIGKQTSGSSGINENKLKQTHELKEKGMVLKEAKKHGQSGKNSYIDAGHEKGAIEQLSCEVDKDRKRLIEAGKQRVNELTSNEALEQVGNDKENKVIHEREAIKERNGDASGIEETALRFRMAEAEAGEREESFAKKDTMDLRRDGLLEELSEHAEEIEPIDRIGHEAEVKWDMDDHVLIKGVQLKVIDGECKLDEAIAPEVSWKHDNIEMLEVAQAEFSPEGNGRLNLKTEDDGQKVKEIQFICKRVDIRDSFIPCQVTRESLINGRKVEDDSSAAEQSDDTLCSIKNATCLRDKNFKENLASRNQKIGDRIRRQTEVENELMRKMEEEREREREREKDRMAVDKAALEAREKSYADARDRAERAAVERATAEARQRAMAGARERLERASTEARLRADRAAADRATAEAWQRAAEKSMAEKTASNLHDRVERSVPDRFSASFRSADTRKTSVSSDLHFQSTGISNVLRDSYSSVHVGAEGESPQRCKARLERYRRTAERAANALAEKNRRDLLVQREREERNRVAEALDAEVKRWSSGKEGNLRALLSTLQYILGPDSGWQPVPLTEVITSAAVKRAYRKATLCVHPDKLQQRGATIQQKYICEKVFDLLKEAWNKFNSEER